The following are from one region of the Moritella sp. 24 genome:
- the rppH gene encoding RNA pyrophosphohydrolase — protein MIDSDGYRLNVGILICNREGQVLWAKRCGQHSWQFPQGGVDNGESAEQAMYRELYEEVGLKPKDVSILASSKTWLKYKLPKRLVRWDSKPVCIGQKQKWFLLRLEADDSKIDFKRTGHPEFDDWRWVSYWYPVRQVVSFKKDVYRRVMKEFAPVALPFIRKDVKRKRR, from the coding sequence GTGATTGATAGCGATGGCTATCGTCTTAATGTAGGCATCCTAATTTGTAATCGTGAAGGTCAAGTTTTATGGGCTAAACGTTGTGGGCAACATTCTTGGCAATTTCCGCAAGGTGGTGTAGATAATGGAGAGTCTGCAGAGCAAGCAATGTATCGAGAACTGTACGAAGAAGTCGGATTAAAACCGAAAGATGTTTCGATTCTGGCCTCTTCTAAAACATGGTTGAAATATAAATTACCAAAGCGATTAGTCAGATGGGATAGCAAACCAGTCTGCATTGGGCAAAAGCAAAAATGGTTTTTACTGCGTTTGGAAGCGGACGACAGTAAGATCGACTTTAAACGCACTGGGCATCCAGAATTTGATGACTGGCGTTGGGTCAGTTATTGGTATCCGGTACGTCAGGTTGTATCGTTTAAAAAAGACGTTTATCGTCGTGTAATGAAAGAGTTTGCCCCTGTAGCATTACCTTTTATACGCAAAGACGTTAAACGTAAACGACGTTAA
- a CDS encoding amidohydrolase, producing MFASKNFFNKTLVAASIIFATSVNAAEKVDLMITDATVLTMNSDKAIYENGTVVIKGNKIIAVGDAKLAQQYEANKVMDVDGDIVMPGLINTHTHASMTVFRSLADDVPGRLHRYIFPLEKKLVSRDMVRIGANLGNLEMVKGGVTTYSDMYYFEDEVAKTVDKIGMRAILGETVIKFPVADAQNAQEGIQYALNFIEEYKDHPRITPAFAPHAPYTNTTEVLQQITKLAKEHNVPVLIHLAESERENEKIAKRADGKSPVEYMDSIGSLDERLVAAHMINVSESDIELVKKAGTGVAHNMSANIKSAKGVSPALKMYDEDVRIGLGTDGPMSGNTLSTIDEFNQVAKVHKLVNHDRGAMPPVKVIDMATMGAAKALHMEDKIGSLEVGKLADVIVIDTKAPNMVPMYNPYSALVYSANSANVRHSIVAGKVIMQDRDMLTVNEKEIIAEAMEFTKKVRQTVIENGEKVI from the coding sequence ATGTTTGCTAGTAAGAATTTTTTTAACAAGACATTAGTTGCCGCTTCTATTATTTTTGCAACTTCAGTTAATGCAGCAGAAAAAGTAGATCTAATGATCACTGATGCTACCGTATTAACGATGAACAGTGATAAAGCCATTTATGAAAATGGTACCGTTGTTATTAAAGGTAATAAGATTATTGCCGTTGGTGATGCGAAACTTGCACAGCAATACGAAGCAAACAAGGTAATGGATGTTGATGGCGACATCGTTATGCCTGGTTTAATTAATACTCATACTCACGCTTCAATGACCGTATTCCGTTCATTAGCTGATGATGTTCCAGGACGTTTACACCGCTATATCTTCCCACTAGAGAAGAAACTAGTAAGCCGCGACATGGTTCGTATTGGCGCTAACCTTGGTAACCTAGAAATGGTTAAAGGTGGCGTAACAACCTATAGCGACATGTATTACTTTGAAGATGAAGTAGCAAAAACCGTTGATAAAATTGGTATGCGTGCAATCTTAGGTGAAACCGTAATTAAATTCCCTGTTGCCGATGCTCAAAATGCACAAGAAGGCATTCAATACGCGCTTAACTTTATCGAAGAATACAAAGATCACCCACGTATTACCCCTGCATTTGCACCACATGCACCTTATACAAACACAACTGAAGTGCTACAACAGATCACTAAGTTAGCAAAAGAGCATAACGTACCAGTATTAATTCACTTAGCAGAATCTGAACGTGAAAACGAAAAGATTGCTAAGCGTGCTGACGGTAAATCACCTGTTGAATACATGGATAGCATTGGTTCATTAGACGAACGTTTAGTGGCTGCTCACATGATCAACGTAAGTGAGTCTGATATTGAATTAGTGAAAAAAGCGGGTACAGGTGTTGCGCATAACATGAGTGCAAATATCAAATCAGCAAAAGGTGTATCACCAGCACTTAAAATGTATGACGAAGACGTACGCATTGGTTTAGGTACCGATGGTCCAATGTCTGGTAATACACTAAGTACGATTGATGAATTTAACCAAGTAGCTAAAGTTCACAAACTTGTAAACCATGACCGTGGTGCAATGCCACCAGTTAAAGTTATCGACATGGCAACGATGGGCGCTGCAAAAGCACTGCACATGGAAGACAAAATTGGTTCTTTAGAAGTGGGTAAACTGGCTGATGTTATCGTAATTGATACAAAAGCACCAAACATGGTACCAATGTACAACCCATACTCAGCACTTGTGTACTCAGCAAACTCTGCAAACGTACGCCACTCTATCGTTGCTGGTAAAGTGATCATGCAAGATCGTGACATGCTAACTGTTAACGAAAAAGAAATCATTGCTGAAGCAATGGAGTTCACTAAAAAAGTACGTCAAACAGTTATCGAAAATGGTGAAAAGGTTATCTAA